One segment of Rhodopirellula baltica SH 1 DNA contains the following:
- the tssC gene encoding type VI secretion system contractile sheath large subunit, with translation MSETQSETTEAAPDITDTITLDTLSELLEAEFKPRTDDAGLAVTRAVNTLAAQLVTSEMVAESDVIKTIEALVAEIDSKISEQMNEILHHDDFQQLEGAWRGFAHLVNNTETDEMLKIRVLNISKKDLHKTLKKFKGTAWDQSPIFKKLYEEEYGQFGGEPYGALIGDYYFDHSPVDVELLGEIAKISAAAHAPFITAAAPALMHMDSWQELGNPRDLTKIFQTVEYASWRSLRDDEDSRYIGLTMPRFLSRQPYGAATNPVEEFAFEEETAGPDHSRYVWSNSAYAFAVNINRSFKMHGWCSRIRGVESGGAVEKLPVHVFPTDDGGVDMKCPTEISISDRREAELAKNGLMPLVFRKNSDLAAFIGAQSLNNPSLFEDDDATANARLSGRLPYLFAVCRFAHYLKCIVRDKVGSFKERADMQIWLNNWISQYVDTNPATASELDKARRPLAGAEVVVEEIPGNPGYYTAKFFLRPHFQLEGLTVSLRLVSKLPSAKAA, from the coding sequence ATGAGCGAAACACAATCGGAAACCACGGAAGCCGCTCCCGATATCACCGACACAATCACACTCGACACATTGTCGGAATTGTTGGAAGCCGAATTCAAGCCACGCACCGATGACGCCGGGTTGGCTGTCACACGGGCAGTCAACACGCTAGCAGCTCAACTTGTGACCAGTGAGATGGTTGCCGAGAGCGACGTGATCAAGACGATCGAAGCCTTGGTGGCCGAAATCGACAGCAAGATCTCGGAGCAAATGAATGAAATTCTGCACCACGATGACTTCCAACAACTCGAAGGTGCATGGCGTGGTTTCGCGCACTTGGTGAACAACACCGAGACCGACGAGATGCTGAAAATTCGCGTCCTGAATATCTCCAAGAAAGATCTTCACAAGACGCTGAAGAAGTTCAAAGGAACCGCTTGGGATCAAAGCCCGATCTTCAAGAAGTTGTATGAAGAAGAGTACGGCCAATTCGGTGGTGAACCCTACGGTGCATTGATCGGCGACTACTACTTCGATCACTCGCCCGTCGACGTCGAATTGCTGGGCGAAATCGCGAAGATTTCCGCCGCCGCACACGCCCCATTCATCACCGCGGCTGCGCCCGCTTTGATGCACATGGATTCGTGGCAAGAGCTCGGCAATCCTCGCGATTTGACCAAGATCTTCCAAACCGTCGAATACGCATCGTGGCGTTCGCTTCGCGACGACGAAGATTCGCGTTACATCGGTTTGACGATGCCGCGTTTCCTGTCACGTCAGCCTTACGGTGCCGCGACCAACCCCGTGGAAGAATTCGCGTTCGAAGAAGAAACCGCGGGTCCAGACCACAGCCGATACGTTTGGTCCAACAGTGCCTACGCTTTCGCTGTGAACATCAACCGCTCGTTCAAAATGCACGGCTGGTGCTCACGGATTCGCGGTGTGGAATCGGGCGGAGCAGTTGAAAAATTGCCCGTTCACGTCTTCCCAACCGATGACGGCGGCGTGGACATGAAATGTCCCACCGAAATCTCGATCAGCGATCGTCGCGAAGCCGAATTGGCAAAGAACGGACTGATGCCATTGGTGTTCCGCAAGAACAGCGATTTGGCTGCGTTCATCGGTGCTCAGTCGCTCAACAACCCAAGCTTGTTCGAAGACGACGACGCAACCGCCAACGCTCGTTTGTCGGGCCGTTTGCCGTATCTGTTTGCCGTCTGCCGCTTTGCTCACTACTTGAAGTGCATCGTTCGCGACAAAGTGGGTTCGTTCAAAGAACGTGCCGACATGCAAATCTGGCTCAACAACTGGATCAGCCAGTACGTCGACACAAACCCAGCCACCGCATCGGAATTGGACAAAGCTCGTCGTCCTTTGGCGGGTGCCGAAGTGGTCGTCGAAGAGATCCCGGGCAACCCTGGATACTACACCGCCAAATTCTTCTTGCGTCCTCACTTCCAACTGGAAGGTTTGACCGTGTCATTGCGACTCGTTAGCAAGCTGCCGTCCGCCAAGGCCGCTTGA